In Gimesia benthica, a single window of DNA contains:
- a CDS encoding translation initiation factor, translated as MRLFEGTPFDRPPRCEKCDQLEEECICPPEPPFRIPPEQQTARLSIEKRKKGKRVTVIRGLPAEGNDLPELLKQIKDRCGAGGALKDEDLEIQGEQLDRVRETLQQMGFKVKG; from the coding sequence ATGCGCCTGTTTGAAGGAACTCCCTTTGACCGACCTCCCCGCTGCGAAAAATGCGATCAGCTGGAAGAAGAGTGCATCTGCCCGCCCGAACCACCGTTTCGAATTCCTCCCGAGCAGCAGACCGCACGGCTGTCGATTGAAAAACGCAAAAAGGGGAAACGCGTCACCGTGATCCGAGGTTTACCCGCAGAAGGCAACGATCTCCCTGAACTCTTGAAACAGATCAAAGACCGCTGTGGCGCCGGCGGCGCACTCAAGGACGAAGATCTGGAAATTCAGGGAGAGCAACTGGACCGGGTTCGCGAGACTCTCCAGCAGATGGGCTTCAAGGTCAAAGGCTGA
- a CDS encoding family 16 glycoside hydrolase: MRCLFYLVVFSGLLFVPAESFAKARQNVLILFSDNQNQEDCGCYGNKVIKTPHIDQLAREGTRYQYAFATTASCGPCRGVFYTGLQTYANGQYGHPHGAHNFRLRPHVETVFALLDKNKYRTGMIGKYHLWPEDTTIDFQPKVGSYAVKAMSDLAAEFIQQESDEPFFLVLGFHDPHPTSRTQPEWGVRAPEPGMPLEEYDPAQIQVPRYLPDRPEVREGLAGYYQQISYMDAGIGRILKALEEAGHADDTLVIFTSDHGSSEPGAMANHYDPGVHVPMIIREPGLPAEKQGVVSDAMVSLLDVTPTVLDWTQTKGPRYKLQGRSMLPTVGQQHTPGWDDVILAHNFHEVTMYYPMRTIRTRDYKLIWNLEWRSKYPLPIDTLARATWNETLRLQEPTLGQRTVHKFLFRDEVELYDLKQDPDEVINVACQPEYQDVRRALSEKLLNYLQESDDLWLKQYTLPISCESPAEEQAAEYKPLFNGKDLTGWTLKRANRKGYHVADGKLICPSDGGGFLFTEKEFGDFSLKFDFKLTEGANNGIAIRCPLVDQRPAYEGIEIQVLDNKGYPKKLKPTQYHGSVYDVIPAKKGALKPAGEWNHEEIICRGSKITVIVNDMPVLQTDLADIKDPKVLEKHPGLKRMRGHIGLLGHGSHVEYKNIRVKEY; this comes from the coding sequence ATGAGGTGTCTGTTTTATCTGGTCGTATTTTCTGGTCTGCTGTTCGTGCCCGCAGAGTCTTTTGCGAAAGCGCGGCAAAATGTACTGATTCTGTTTTCTGACAATCAGAACCAGGAAGACTGTGGCTGCTACGGCAACAAGGTAATCAAGACACCTCATATCGATCAACTGGCCCGGGAAGGGACGCGTTACCAGTATGCATTCGCGACCACCGCTTCCTGCGGTCCCTGTCGAGGTGTGTTTTATACCGGGTTACAGACTTATGCGAACGGGCAGTATGGACATCCGCACGGGGCGCATAATTTTCGACTGAGACCTCATGTCGAGACCGTTTTCGCTCTGCTTGATAAAAACAAGTATCGCACGGGGATGATCGGCAAATACCATCTCTGGCCGGAAGACACCACAATCGATTTTCAGCCGAAGGTCGGCAGTTACGCGGTCAAGGCGATGTCCGACCTGGCTGCCGAGTTTATTCAGCAGGAAAGTGATGAACCGTTCTTCCTGGTGCTGGGTTTTCACGATCCGCATCCGACCTCCCGCACACAACCAGAATGGGGTGTGAGAGCTCCCGAACCCGGAATGCCGTTAGAAGAATACGATCCTGCCCAGATCCAGGTTCCCCGTTATCTGCCCGATCGACCTGAAGTACGCGAAGGACTGGCCGGCTATTATCAGCAGATCAGTTATATGGACGCCGGCATTGGTCGTATTCTCAAGGCACTGGAAGAAGCGGGGCACGCCGACGATACGCTGGTCATTTTCACCAGCGATCACGGTTCCTCTGAGCCCGGAGCGATGGCTAACCATTACGATCCGGGAGTGCATGTGCCGATGATTATCCGCGAACCGGGACTGCCGGCCGAGAAACAGGGAGTCGTTTCAGACGCGATGGTCTCGCTGCTCGATGTCACTCCGACGGTGCTGGACTGGACCCAGACCAAAGGGCCTCGCTACAAGCTGCAGGGGCGGAGCATGCTGCCGACGGTCGGTCAGCAGCACACTCCCGGCTGGGACGATGTCATTCTGGCGCATAACTTTCATGAAGTGACCATGTATTATCCGATGCGGACAATTCGCACCCGCGACTATAAACTGATCTGGAACCTGGAATGGCGATCGAAGTATCCCCTGCCCATCGACACCCTTGCGCGGGCCACCTGGAATGAAACACTGCGTTTGCAGGAACCGACACTCGGGCAGCGGACCGTACACAAATTCCTGTTCCGTGATGAAGTCGAACTGTACGACCTGAAGCAGGATCCGGACGAGGTCATCAACGTGGCCTGTCAGCCAGAATACCAGGACGTCCGCAGAGCGCTCTCGGAAAAGCTGCTGAACTATCTGCAGGAGTCCGATGATTTGTGGCTCAAACAGTATACGCTGCCGATCTCGTGTGAATCGCCTGCAGAAGAACAGGCGGCTGAATACAAGCCTCTGTTCAACGGCAAGGATCTGACCGGCTGGACGTTAAAGCGGGCCAACCGCAAAGGGTATCACGTTGCCGACGGCAAGCTGATCTGCCCCTCTGATGGAGGGGGCTTCCTGTTTACCGAGAAAGAATTTGGCGACTTCAGTCTGAAATTCGATTTCAAACTCACTGAGGGGGCCAACAACGGAATTGCCATCCGCTGCCCCCTCGTCGATCAGAGGCCCGCTTACGAGGGAATCGAAATCCAGGTACTGGATAACAAAGGTTACCCGAAAAAGCTGAAGCCAACCCAATATCATGGCTCAGTATATGATGTCATCCCGGCGAAAAAAGGTGCTTTGAAGCCGGCCGGAGAATGGAACCACGAGGAAATTATCTGCCGCGGTTCGAAAATCACCGTGATTGTCAATGACATGCCCGTGCTGCAGACCGACCTGGCGGATATAAAAGATCCCAAGGTGCTCGAAAAACACCCCGGTCTCAAACGAATGCGCGGTCATATCGGCCTGTTGGGCCATGGCAGTCATGTGGAGTATAAAAACATCCGGGTCAAAGAGTATTGA
- a CDS encoding ABC transporter ATP-binding protein, whose product MATLIDISNVTKSYGAQELLKEASVSLADDQKVGFIGRNGAGKSTLLRILLEEESVDSGQIARHPNLRVGYLRQHDPFQEGESALDFLMRDSGQPEWKCGAVAGQFELKGRFLNGPVKELSGGWQTRVKLAALLLHEPNFLMLDEPTNFLDLRTQLLLEDFLKDYRGAVLVVSHDRSFLKAVCSQTLELKRGKLTLFNGDVDQYLENQDILRERDERTNATVLAKRRQLETFIAKNKAGANTASQARSKQKQLERLTLTEIESAESTVHIVIPQTEKRQGVALACEQLAIGYPDLQVADDITLEIEHGSRAAIVGDNGQGKTTFLRTISGSLPPKDGELRWGYHCNVACYAQHVYTSLPDKMTIREYLEHESAPGTTAQQILNVAGSFLFKEQALDKNIKVLSGGERARLCLAGILLGNYSILILDEPGNHLDVETVEALGDALVGFQGTVIFTSHDRHFMGKVATDVIEVANGSVKSYEGDYDAYLYRVKKEVADGHREANQQSVAKQEQQSKQDAPREKGYGGKIKEARKELSAIERKIAQLDEKKNSINEKFLKATSPDQAQELHEEMQPLVDEIGELEVRWMELYEFLEQ is encoded by the coding sequence ATGGCGACCCTGATTGATATATCCAATGTGACCAAGAGTTACGGTGCTCAGGAACTGCTGAAAGAAGCTTCTGTTTCACTGGCCGACGATCAGAAAGTCGGTTTCATCGGACGCAACGGTGCCGGTAAATCGACCCTGTTACGGATTCTCCTCGAAGAAGAATCTGTCGACAGCGGACAGATCGCACGGCATCCCAATCTCCGCGTCGGCTATCTGAGACAGCACGATCCTTTTCAAGAAGGGGAAAGTGCACTCGACTTTCTGATGCGCGACAGTGGTCAGCCCGAATGGAAATGTGGCGCCGTCGCCGGTCAGTTTGAGTTGAAAGGCCGGTTCCTCAACGGTCCCGTCAAGGAGCTCTCCGGTGGTTGGCAGACCCGCGTCAAGCTGGCCGCCCTGTTGCTGCACGAACCGAACTTCCTCATGCTGGACGAACCGACCAACTTCCTTGACCTGCGTACTCAGCTGCTGCTCGAAGACTTTCTGAAAGATTACCGCGGTGCCGTGCTGGTCGTCTCCCACGATCGTTCGTTTCTGAAAGCCGTCTGCTCCCAGACCCTCGAACTCAAACGGGGGAAACTCACCCTCTTCAACGGCGATGTCGATCAGTATCTTGAAAATCAGGACATTCTCCGTGAACGGGACGAGCGGACCAACGCCACCGTGCTGGCCAAACGTCGTCAGCTGGAAACCTTCATTGCCAAGAACAAAGCGGGCGCCAACACCGCCTCACAGGCCCGCAGCAAACAGAAACAGCTGGAACGCCTGACACTCACCGAGATCGAAAGCGCTGAATCGACGGTGCATATCGTGATTCCGCAGACCGAAAAACGGCAGGGAGTCGCGCTGGCCTGCGAACAGCTGGCAATCGGTTATCCCGATCTGCAGGTAGCCGACGACATTACGCTCGAAATCGAACACGGCTCTCGGGCTGCCATTGTGGGAGACAACGGTCAGGGGAAAACCACCTTCCTGCGGACCATCTCTGGTTCGTTGCCTCCCAAAGACGGGGAACTCCGCTGGGGCTATCACTGTAACGTCGCCTGTTACGCGCAGCACGTTTATACATCGCTACCCGATAAAATGACAATTCGCGAGTACCTCGAGCACGAATCTGCTCCCGGCACAACCGCGCAGCAGATTCTGAACGTTGCGGGAAGCTTCCTTTTCAAGGAACAGGCTCTGGATAAGAATATCAAGGTCTTGAGCGGGGGCGAGCGGGCACGGTTGTGCCTGGCGGGAATCCTGCTCGGCAACTATTCGATTCTGATCCTCGACGAACCGGGCAACCACCTGGACGTCGAGACGGTCGAAGCGCTGGGAGACGCTCTGGTAGGCTTCCAGGGAACCGTGATCTTCACCAGCCACGATCGGCACTTCATGGGCAAGGTCGCCACCGATGTGATCGAAGTCGCCAACGGCTCCGTCAAGAGTTACGAAGGGGACTACGACGCCTACCTCTACCGGGTTAAGAAAGAGGTCGCTGACGGGCACCGCGAGGCGAATCAGCAGTCGGTCGCGAAACAGGAGCAGCAGAGCAAACAGGACGCTCCCCGGGAAAAAGGCTACGGGGGAAAAATCAAGGAAGCCCGCAAAGAGCTCTCTGCCATCGAACGTAAAATTGCGCAGCTGGATGAGAAAAAGAACAGCATCAACGAAAAGTTCCTGAAAGCCACCAGTCCAGATCAGGCGCAGGAACTACATGAGGAAATGCAGCCCCTCGTCGATGAGATCGGCGAACTGGAAGTCCGCTGGATGGAGCTCTACGAGTTCCTGGAGCAGTAA
- a CDS encoding sialidase family protein, protein MRSLFTACFAFLITCSVLTPVNGFSAEPDDQSDPALVAPPINTNPGPEYADDTRMFQGIPGLERSKDGRLWVLWYSGGITEGELNYVILVTSGDDGKTWSGPKLVIDPPGPVRAYDPALWRDPSGKLWLFWAQSYRWWDGRSGVWAITTDEADKENPTWSKPRRICNGIMMNKPTVLSNGDWLLPVAVWKQPAKEAIEYRFDLPEERGGNIIISRDQGKTFELLGQTDVPERTFDEHMIVERKDGSLWTLVRTRYGIGESISTDGGKTWSAGKASTIPHINARFFIRRLNSGNLLLVRHNPADRKTRRDLTAYISKDDGKTWEGGLLLDERPGVSYPDGVQSKDGTIYIIYDYSRTGDKNILMTTFTEEDVLAGKPVSGKVRQRVLINEATGEIPKKK, encoded by the coding sequence TTGCGCTCTCTGTTTACCGCCTGCTTCGCTTTTCTGATCACCTGCTCTGTTCTCACACCAGTCAATGGCTTCAGTGCCGAACCGGATGATCAATCTGATCCCGCCCTGGTTGCTCCGCCAATCAATACGAACCCCGGTCCGGAATACGCGGATGACACGCGGATGTTCCAGGGAATCCCGGGACTGGAACGGTCTAAAGACGGTCGTCTGTGGGTCCTCTGGTATTCTGGTGGTATTACAGAAGGGGAACTGAACTACGTCATTCTGGTGACCAGTGGTGATGATGGCAAAACCTGGTCGGGTCCTAAACTGGTCATCGATCCGCCTGGTCCCGTGCGTGCTTACGACCCCGCGTTATGGCGGGATCCCTCGGGAAAGCTGTGGCTGTTCTGGGCACAGTCTTACCGCTGGTGGGACGGACGCAGTGGTGTCTGGGCAATTACGACCGATGAAGCCGACAAGGAGAATCCGACCTGGAGTAAACCTCGTCGCATCTGCAACGGGATCATGATGAATAAGCCCACGGTCCTGTCGAACGGCGACTGGCTGCTGCCTGTGGCCGTCTGGAAACAACCGGCAAAAGAAGCGATTGAGTACCGTTTCGATTTACCTGAAGAACGGGGCGGTAACATTATTATCTCCCGGGATCAGGGAAAAACGTTTGAACTGCTGGGACAGACCGATGTTCCCGAGCGTACTTTCGACGAACATATGATTGTCGAACGCAAGGACGGCAGTCTGTGGACCCTGGTGCGTACGCGTTACGGCATTGGCGAATCGATTTCCACGGACGGTGGGAAAACCTGGTCTGCCGGGAAAGCGTCGACCATTCCGCACATCAATGCCCGCTTCTTTATTCGTCGCCTGAATTCAGGCAATCTGTTGCTGGTCCGTCACAATCCTGCGGACCGCAAGACGCGACGCGATCTGACCGCCTACATCTCAAAGGATGATGGCAAAACCTGGGAGGGAGGCCTGCTGCTGGATGAACGGCCGGGAGTCTCCTATCCAGACGGTGTGCAGAGCAAAGATGGTACGATCTACATCATCTACGATTACTCCCGAACCGGCGATAAGAATATCCTGATGACTACCTTTACCGAGGAAGACGTCCTGGCTGGTAAACCGGTTTCCGGTAAAGTCCGGCAGCGGGTGCTCATCAATGAGGCAACGGGCGAAATACCCAAGAAGAAATAA
- a CDS encoding GNAT family N-acetyltransferase — protein MTLLDCSHQTIDTLSNASATQETAQALSLAQYDSSQRTACLEVWKTVEAQFSEVPLMCSHVWTSTWIEYFGDLVPYSFVVATKDNVPCGICLVTEGVAQFDGPMAVNTLHLGTAGEPASDSACVEYNALLVPTELQSDFMQGLMELLEKNKSWDAIHFDGFASDELEAWNLPVSDEGFRKIESRYFDLKLIREEEREVISGFGYSTRKNLRKNMKSYGDLNGKWAESVAEAEDIFADLVELHQARWQKEGEPGSYASQRFTDFHKALIQKLVPSGQMGLFRVKLGNDIIGCVQVLIDRNRVLCYQGGSAEYQGKLSPGVIADYLCIEECFRRGFDAYDFLAGNSHHKQKMSTHHSYLTWAQVKRPRWKFTALNTLRKIKQTMQLIQKSNADEE, from the coding sequence ATGACTTTACTCGACTGTTCTCACCAGACAATTGATACGCTTTCCAACGCTTCTGCAACTCAGGAGACAGCACAGGCGCTGTCACTGGCTCAGTATGACAGCAGCCAGCGTACAGCCTGTCTGGAAGTCTGGAAAACAGTAGAAGCACAATTCTCCGAGGTCCCCCTGATGTGTTCACACGTCTGGACGTCAACCTGGATCGAATATTTTGGAGACCTGGTCCCCTATTCGTTCGTCGTGGCGACCAAAGACAATGTGCCCTGCGGGATCTGTCTCGTGACCGAAGGAGTCGCGCAATTCGACGGACCGATGGCTGTCAATACGCTGCACCTGGGAACGGCGGGTGAACCGGCATCCGACAGTGCGTGTGTGGAATACAATGCCCTGCTCGTCCCCACCGAATTACAGTCTGACTTCATGCAGGGACTGATGGAACTGCTTGAGAAAAACAAGAGCTGGGATGCGATTCACTTTGATGGCTTTGCCAGTGATGAGTTGGAAGCCTGGAACCTGCCCGTTTCCGACGAGGGTTTCCGCAAAATCGAAAGTCGCTATTTCGACCTGAAGCTGATCCGGGAGGAAGAACGGGAAGTCATTTCCGGCTTTGGTTATTCCACCCGTAAAAATCTGCGGAAGAACATGAAATCATACGGCGACCTCAACGGAAAATGGGCGGAGAGCGTTGCCGAAGCGGAGGACATCTTTGCGGATCTGGTCGAGTTACATCAGGCACGCTGGCAGAAAGAGGGGGAACCTGGTTCCTATGCCAGCCAGCGTTTTACCGATTTCCATAAAGCGCTGATTCAGAAGCTGGTTCCCAGCGGACAGATGGGGTTGTTCCGCGTCAAGCTCGGCAACGACATCATCGGTTGCGTGCAGGTCCTGATCGACCGCAACCGCGTGCTGTGCTACCAGGGTGGTTCTGCTGAATACCAGGGTAAACTGAGCCCGGGTGTGATCGCGGATTATCTCTGTATCGAAGAGTGCTTCCGTCGTGGCTTCGATGCCTATGATTTCCTGGCCGGTAACAGCCACCACAAGCAGAAGATGAGCACACATCACAGCTACCTCACGTGGGCACAGGTGAAGCGTCCCCGCTGGAAATTTACCGCGTTGAATACCCTGCGCAAAATCAAACAGACCATGCAGCTGATTCAGAAATCGAACGCCGACGAGGAATGA
- a CDS encoding oligosaccharide flippase family protein, protein MNQRRSVKWNLCANWLNHGVSLLIGVFLMPYVLHILGDQQYGSWIFINAIAGYSGLLYLGFGQTISRYVAHYHAKEDWKHLNQVANVIFAIYLGMGFLALMAAGIIAWLAPHLSEWGSVPISEVRLVILILGLNVFVGLAGSVFGGVLMGIQRFDIERGVNLTSGILRLVLTVAFLRAEQGLLIIAAIFLAVTLFENIGQCLFAFRQLKQFRINTKYMDWSILRECGSFSGFAFIDAIAWTLIEATDSIVIGIFFSPAMIVPYYIALRLTQFINMPIAQIGKVFMPRAGELNANEDHGALQKLVLNGVSLSFLLVTGFFIGAGFFGQTLINTWVGPGYPESHLLLTILLGARIVALPISIFRSVLYGMGNVKVPSLIYMGEALANLILSLILIQYLGLVGVALGTAIPILFAELGILLPYALKKLDISRSRLLRYAIGPTIAPLLALLAYSYWLPHFFEIRNSWVVLACIACGGGAFLAGTWLLFEKGSPLLKRTTS, encoded by the coding sequence ATGAATCAGCGTCGATCAGTTAAATGGAATCTCTGTGCCAACTGGCTCAACCATGGGGTGAGCCTGTTGATCGGCGTATTCCTTATGCCTTACGTACTGCACATCCTGGGCGACCAGCAGTACGGGAGCTGGATTTTCATTAATGCGATCGCCGGCTATTCGGGTCTGCTCTACCTTGGATTTGGCCAGACGATCAGCCGGTACGTGGCACATTATCACGCCAAGGAAGACTGGAAACACCTGAACCAGGTAGCGAATGTGATTTTCGCGATTTACCTGGGAATGGGGTTTCTGGCACTGATGGCAGCCGGCATCATTGCCTGGCTGGCTCCCCATCTGAGTGAATGGGGATCGGTGCCAATCTCCGAAGTCCGGCTCGTCATCCTGATCCTGGGTCTGAACGTATTTGTGGGCCTGGCGGGCAGCGTGTTTGGTGGTGTGCTGATGGGGATTCAGCGGTTTGACATTGAACGCGGAGTCAACCTGACCAGTGGGATTCTACGGCTGGTTCTGACCGTGGCCTTCCTGCGAGCCGAACAGGGACTGCTGATTATCGCCGCGATTTTCCTCGCGGTCACCCTGTTTGAAAACATCGGGCAGTGCCTGTTTGCGTTTCGGCAGTTGAAACAGTTCCGCATCAACACAAAGTATATGGACTGGTCGATCCTCCGGGAATGTGGCTCGTTCAGTGGGTTTGCCTTCATCGATGCCATCGCCTGGACCCTGATCGAGGCCACCGACTCCATTGTGATCGGGATCTTCTTCAGTCCAGCCATGATCGTCCCGTATTACATCGCGTTACGACTGACACAATTTATCAATATGCCCATCGCCCAGATCGGCAAGGTCTTCATGCCTCGGGCAGGAGAGCTGAATGCCAACGAGGACCACGGTGCCTTACAGAAGCTGGTTCTGAACGGCGTCTCCCTTTCCTTTCTGCTGGTGACTGGCTTTTTCATCGGCGCAGGCTTTTTCGGACAGACATTGATCAACACCTGGGTGGGGCCCGGATATCCGGAGAGCCATCTGCTGCTGACAATTCTGCTGGGCGCCCGGATCGTGGCACTGCCGATCTCGATCTTCCGCTCGGTGCTGTACGGCATGGGGAATGTGAAAGTCCCTTCCCTGATTTACATGGGAGAAGCGCTGGCCAACCTGATTTTATCGCTGATTTTGATCCAGTACCTCGGACTGGTCGGCGTGGCCCTGGGGACTGCGATTCCGATTCTGTTTGCGGAGCTCGGCATCCTGCTCCCGTATGCGTTGAAAAAACTGGATATCTCCCGGAGCCGACTGCTGCGTTATGCGATTGGACCGACTATCGCCCCGCTGCTGGCTCTGCTGGCGTATTCCTACTGGCTGCCGCATTTTTTTGAGATACGGAATTCGTGGGTGGTCCTGGCCTGTATCGCCTGCGGAGGGGGAGCCTTCCTGGCTGGTACCTGGCTACTGTTTGAGAAAGGCAGTCCTTTACTTAAACGAACCACGTCCTGA
- a CDS encoding O-antigen ligase family protein, whose protein sequence is MINQGNSSSPPAERAAPSTRTPDTHGMRAHNAASPRRRRPLPQSIIGGNSAPHNAYILFLLVNINLFLRPAELIPALKGLPIYEVLILSSFFLSLDQIKRVVQFPNLKRQPITLCVIGVLVAVAMSHLSHMYLYGVRTSTVAFLKTLIYYILLISIIDSPKRLKGLLKTVAISSSAMILLCVIDYAGIIDFEFIKHVSDRDGVSDAGEVIRVFRMRGTGIFQDPNDLSVLIVATGMLCLYFFNDPVKSPFRFLWIVSMIILMIGLLDTRSRGGLLTLGIAGMVFVLPKYGKKAAIACAVVGVAGLTVLAGRQGNIDLNSGTGHDRILLWREGISALKSANLFFGIGQGEYSDMAGLAAHNSYVHAFTELGLFGGTLFIGCFFFAGLGLYRLVRFQIASRGKPIMRDRELERYLPYACAILAAWCGGMMSLSRCYVVPTYMIVGVSAAYLNLAGASLARPTPVVYWNKQHQLWLIGISVGMLISFAIFVRIFAG, encoded by the coding sequence ATGATTAACCAAGGAAATTCATCCAGTCCTCCTGCCGAGCGGGCCGCTCCCAGTACGAGAACGCCCGATACGCATGGAATGCGCGCTCATAACGCCGCCTCTCCACGACGTCGCCGCCCCCTGCCTCAGTCGATCATCGGGGGAAATTCGGCTCCCCACAATGCCTACATCCTGTTCCTGTTGGTCAACATCAATCTGTTTTTGAGACCCGCGGAGCTGATTCCGGCTCTCAAGGGACTGCCGATCTATGAAGTGCTGATACTGTCATCTTTCTTCCTGTCACTGGATCAGATCAAGCGTGTGGTGCAGTTTCCGAACCTGAAACGTCAGCCGATAACGCTGTGCGTGATTGGAGTACTGGTCGCTGTTGCGATGTCGCATCTATCGCATATGTACCTCTACGGCGTGCGGACATCGACAGTCGCATTCCTGAAAACACTGATTTATTACATTCTACTCATCTCCATTATCGATTCTCCCAAGCGTCTGAAGGGACTGCTGAAAACGGTGGCGATATCGTCATCTGCGATGATTCTGCTCTGTGTGATTGACTATGCCGGGATCATCGACTTTGAATTCATCAAACACGTCAGCGACCGTGACGGCGTCTCAGATGCGGGTGAAGTCATTCGCGTCTTCCGAATGCGGGGTACGGGTATCTTTCAGGATCCCAACGACCTGTCCGTACTGATTGTCGCCACCGGTATGCTGTGCCTCTACTTTTTCAACGATCCGGTCAAGAGCCCGTTTCGGTTCCTGTGGATCGTGAGCATGATCATCCTGATGATCGGCCTGCTGGATACCCGCTCGCGCGGCGGCCTGTTGACTCTGGGCATCGCAGGCATGGTCTTCGTATTACCGAAATATGGTAAGAAAGCCGCGATTGCCTGTGCGGTCGTAGGTGTTGCCGGCCTGACGGTGCTCGCGGGACGACAGGGCAATATCGACTTGAACTCCGGAACCGGACACGACCGGATTCTGCTCTGGCGTGAGGGGATCTCTGCGCTGAAGTCAGCGAATCTGTTTTTCGGAATCGGCCAGGGTGAATACTCTGATATGGCGGGGCTCGCGGCTCATAATTCTTACGTCCACGCGTTTACGGAACTGGGGCTGTTTGGCGGCACCCTGTTCATCGGCTGTTTCTTTTTTGCTGGCCTGGGTTTGTATCGTCTGGTGCGGTTCCAGATTGCGTCCCGGGGAAAACCAATCATGCGTGATCGGGAACTGGAACGTTACCTGCCTTACGCCTGTGCGATTCTGGCAGCCTGGTGCGGCGGGATGATGTCACTCTCCCGCTGTTACGTGGTTCCTACCTACATGATTGTAGGAGTCTCTGCGGCGTATCTGAACCTGGCGGGAGCCAGCCTGGCGCGACCAACGCCCGTCGTTTACTGGAATAAACAACATCAGCTCTGGCTGATTGGTATCAGCGTAGGAATGCTGATCTCATTTGCCATTTTTGTACGAATTTTCGCCGGCTGA